Proteins from one Paenibacillus sp. genomic window:
- a CDS encoding sugar phosphate isomerase/epimerase has protein sequence MRRMGIGLQLYTLRDETKADFPGTLRKVAALGYEGVEFAGYGGLSADSMKELLRETGLQAIGSHVSLQRLREDLQGEINYLKTIGGRYLICPYVADDERRTPEDWKQIIAFFSEVGAEVKKQGLTFAYHNHAFEFEMNIGEEYVFDAIYSGTSPEAVQVEMDVCWVKYAGVDPLAYIEKYAGRLPLLHLKDFNRDEDAIRAFNEKIEQQIGVNLNLRMVTLELGLGEVPLKEVIAAASDAGVEWLVVEQDFSHQNPPLQSVENSMNWVKQNYLSLV, from the coding sequence ATGAGAAGAATGGGCATAGGCTTGCAATTGTACACGTTACGCGATGAAACGAAGGCTGATTTTCCAGGAACGCTGCGCAAGGTGGCTGCGCTCGGATATGAGGGCGTGGAATTCGCCGGGTACGGCGGCTTGTCGGCCGACAGCATGAAGGAACTGCTCCGCGAAACGGGGCTTCAAGCGATCGGCAGCCACGTGAGCTTGCAGCGGCTGCGCGAGGACCTGCAAGGCGAAATCAATTATTTGAAAACGATCGGCGGCCGCTATTTGATTTGCCCGTACGTCGCCGACGACGAACGCCGCACGCCGGAGGATTGGAAGCAAATCATCGCTTTCTTCTCGGAAGTCGGCGCCGAGGTGAAAAAACAGGGGCTTACGTTCGCTTATCATAACCACGCATTCGAATTTGAAATGAACATCGGCGAAGAATACGTCTTCGACGCCATTTACTCCGGCACGTCGCCGGAAGCCGTGCAGGTGGAGATGGACGTATGCTGGGTCAAGTACGCCGGGGTCGATCCGCTGGCTTACATCGAGAAGTACGCCGGGCGGCTGCCGCTGCTGCACCTGAAGGACTTCAACCGGGACGAGGATGCGATTCGAGCGTTCAACGAGAAAATCGAGCAGCAGATCGGCGTCAATTTGAACCTTCGGATGGTCACGCTGGAGCTCGGGCTGGGCGAGGTTCCGCTGAAGGAGGTCATTGCGGCGGCGTCCGACGCCGGCGTGGAATGGCTCGTCGTGGAGCAAGACTTCAGCCATCAAAACCCGCCGCTCCAAAGCGTGGAAAACAGCATGAACTGGGTCAAGCAAAACTATTTATCGCTCGTATAA
- a CDS encoding protein adenylyltransferase SelO has protein sequence MAEHTEQSPVGWNFDNSYARLPEVFYTKQGPSPAPSPKLVALNEPLAAELGLDAEALRAGEGAEVFAGNRVPEGAEPLAQAYAGHQFGHFTMLGDGRALLLGEQITPAGNRVDIQLKGSGRTPYSRGGDGRAALGPMLREYIVSEAMHALGIPTTRSLAVASTGESVYRETALPGAVLARVASSHLRVGTFQYAARWGTTDDLRALADYAIRRHYPEIEPEQNRYLALVRELIKRQAALVARWQLVGFIHGVMNTDNMTVSGETIDYGPCAFMDTFDPATVFSSIDTQGRYAYGNQPYIAAWNLARFAEALLPLLHEDEDEAVKLAEDALGEFSGLFNRHWSAGMRAKLGLFGEEPEDETFVADLLMMMQKYQADYTNTFRALTLGKPEDTAMGGAAEFAAWQERWKARLGRQAESEAEARELMRRSNPAVIPRNHRVEEALAAAERGDYGVMERLLAALSRPYAYAPEQEEYCALPPRSERPYRTFCGT, from the coding sequence TGGCCGCCGAACTGGGGCTCGACGCGGAGGCGCTGCGGGCGGGAGAAGGCGCGGAAGTATTCGCGGGGAACCGCGTTCCCGAGGGCGCCGAACCGCTGGCGCAGGCGTACGCGGGCCACCAGTTCGGGCATTTCACGATGCTGGGGGACGGCCGGGCGCTGCTGCTCGGCGAGCAGATCACGCCGGCAGGGAACCGGGTGGACATTCAATTGAAGGGTTCGGGCCGGACGCCGTATTCCCGCGGCGGGGACGGCCGGGCGGCGCTCGGTCCGATGCTGCGGGAGTACATCGTCAGCGAGGCGATGCATGCGCTCGGCATCCCGACGACGCGAAGTTTGGCGGTGGCGTCGACGGGCGAGTCGGTGTACCGCGAGACGGCGCTGCCCGGCGCCGTGCTGGCGCGCGTGGCTTCGAGCCACCTGCGCGTGGGCACGTTCCAATACGCCGCGAGATGGGGAACGACGGACGATCTCCGCGCGCTGGCGGACTATGCGATTCGCCGCCATTATCCGGAGATCGAGCCGGAGCAGAACCGATACCTGGCGCTCGTGCGGGAGCTGATCAAGCGGCAGGCGGCCCTCGTCGCGAGGTGGCAGCTGGTCGGCTTCATCCACGGCGTAATGAACACCGACAACATGACCGTCAGCGGCGAAACGATCGACTACGGCCCGTGCGCCTTCATGGATACGTTCGACCCGGCGACGGTGTTCAGCTCCATCGATACGCAAGGCCGCTACGCATACGGCAATCAGCCGTACATCGCCGCTTGGAACCTCGCCCGCTTCGCCGAAGCGCTGCTGCCGCTGCTGCACGAGGACGAGGACGAAGCCGTCAAGCTGGCGGAAGATGCGCTGGGCGAGTTTTCCGGGCTGTTCAACCGGCATTGGTCGGCCGGGATGCGCGCGAAGCTCGGGCTGTTCGGCGAGGAGCCGGAGGACGAGACGTTCGTCGCGGATTTGCTGATGATGATGCAAAAATATCAGGCCGACTACACGAACACGTTCCGCGCGCTGACGCTCGGAAAGCCCGAGGATACGGCGATGGGGGGAGCGGCCGAGTTCGCCGCATGGCAGGAGCGCTGGAAGGCGAGGCTCGGCAGGCAGGCCGAGTCGGAGGCCGAAGCGCGCGAGCTGATGCGGCGCAGCAACCCGGCCGTCATCCCGCGCAACCATCGCGTGGAAGAGGCGCTGGCGGCGGCGGAGCGCGGCGATTACGGCGTGATGGAGCGGCTGCTGGCGGCGCTGTCGCGGCCGTATGCGTACGCGCCGGAGCAGGAGGAGTACTGCGCGCTGCCGCCGCGCTCCGAGCGGCCGTATCGCACGTTCTGCGGCACTTGA